One genomic region from Amycolatopsis sp. FBCC-B4732 encodes:
- a CDS encoding RNA polymerase sigma factor, whose translation MAAARTATRGGTKTATAAGEPAEEAATGTAKPAARKTTTAKKAPAKKAPAKKAVTKGAKTEDGDPDGPGEIDEAELDTPDLSDLEEVEVDVVDETVNDEPDADTADDDDDDDDEETPAQRRRGAAADKAAAAKSSDNPDFVWDEEESEALRQARKDAELTASADSVRAYLKQIGKVALLNAEEEVELAKRIEAGLYAAERVRTAEEEGEKLVTQMRRDLKWIVRDGERAKNHLLEANLRLVVSLAKRYTGRGMAFLDLIQEGNLGLIRAVEKFDYTKGYKFSTYATWWIRQAITRAMADQARTIRIPVHMVEVINKLGRIQRELLQDLGREPTPEELAKEMDISPEKVLEIQQYAREPISLDQTIGDEGDSQLGDFIEDSEAVVAVDAVSFTLLQDQLQSVLQTLSEREAGVVRLRFGLTDGQPRTLDEIGQVYGVTRERIRQIESKTMSKLRHPSRSQVLRDYLD comes from the coding sequence GTGGCAGCCGCAAGAACCGCAACCCGAGGCGGGACGAAGACAGCGACCGCAGCCGGCGAGCCGGCCGAAGAGGCAGCCACCGGGACGGCGAAGCCTGCGGCCCGCAAGACCACCACCGCCAAGAAGGCCCCGGCCAAGAAGGCCCCGGCGAAGAAGGCCGTGACCAAGGGCGCGAAGACCGAAGACGGCGACCCGGACGGTCCTGGCGAGATCGACGAAGCCGAACTCGACACGCCGGATCTGTCGGACCTGGAAGAGGTCGAGGTCGACGTCGTCGACGAGACCGTCAACGACGAACCGGACGCCGACACGGCGGACGACGACGATGACGACGACGACGAGGAGACCCCGGCGCAGCGCCGCCGTGGCGCCGCCGCCGACAAGGCCGCCGCCGCCAAGAGCTCCGACAACCCGGACTTCGTCTGGGACGAGGAGGAGTCGGAAGCCCTGCGCCAGGCGCGCAAGGACGCCGAGCTCACCGCGTCGGCCGACTCCGTGCGTGCCTACCTCAAGCAGATCGGCAAGGTCGCGCTGCTGAACGCGGAGGAGGAGGTGGAGCTGGCCAAGCGGATCGAGGCCGGGCTCTACGCTGCCGAGCGCGTGCGCACCGCCGAAGAGGAGGGCGAGAAGCTCGTCACCCAGATGCGCCGCGACCTCAAGTGGATCGTGCGCGACGGTGAGCGGGCGAAGAACCACCTGCTCGAGGCGAACCTCCGGCTCGTGGTCTCGCTGGCCAAGCGCTACACCGGCCGCGGCATGGCGTTCCTGGACCTGATCCAGGAGGGCAACCTCGGCCTGATCCGCGCGGTGGAGAAGTTCGACTACACCAAGGGCTACAAGTTCTCGACGTACGCCACGTGGTGGATCCGCCAGGCGATCACCCGCGCGATGGCCGACCAGGCCCGCACCATCCGCATCCCGGTGCACATGGTGGAGGTCATCAACAAGCTCGGCCGCATACAGCGCGAACTCCTGCAGGACCTCGGCCGCGAGCCGACGCCCGAGGAGCTCGCCAAGGAAATGGACATCTCCCCGGAGAAGGTCCTGGAGATCCAGCAGTACGCGCGTGAGCCGATCTCGCTCGACCAGACGATCGGCGACGAGGGCGACTCGCAGCTCGGTGACTTCATCGAGGACTCCGAAGCGGTCGTCGCGGTGGACGCGGTGTCGTTCACGCTGCTGCAGGACCAGCTCCAGTCGGTGCTGCAGACGCTGTCCGAGCGCGAGGCGGGCGTGGTCCGCCTGCGCTTCGGCCTCACGGACGGCCAGCCGCGCACGCTCGACGAGATCGGCCAGGTGTACGGGGTGACCCGCGAACGCATCCGGCAGATCGAGTCGAAGACGATGTCGAAGCTGCGCCACCCGTCGCGGTCCCAGGTACTGCGCGACTACCTGGACTGA
- the ppgK gene encoding polyphosphate--glucose phosphotransferase: MVEATRRGFGIDIGGSGIKGALVDLDKGRLIGDRIRIETPKPSTPSAVADVVHDIVTQADWDGPVGVTLPAVVKKGVAHTAANIDKQWIGTDADALFAKRLGRGVDQVAMLNDADAAGMAEIRFGDPVARKGVTALLTFGTGIGSAVFQDGKLVPNTEFGHLEIDGHDAEKRAAASVKDNEGLSYPEWAKRVHRYLTVLENLIWPDLFIVGGGVSKKSEKWVPLLDIRTPVLVATLQNNAGIVGAAAAAAEGIQH, from the coding sequence GTGGTGGAGGCGACCCGCCGAGGTTTCGGCATCGACATCGGCGGCAGCGGGATCAAGGGCGCCTTGGTGGACCTGGACAAGGGCCGGCTCATCGGCGACCGGATCCGGATCGAGACACCGAAGCCGTCCACGCCGTCGGCGGTGGCGGACGTCGTGCACGACATCGTCACGCAGGCGGACTGGGACGGCCCGGTCGGCGTGACGCTCCCGGCCGTCGTCAAGAAGGGCGTCGCGCACACAGCGGCCAACATCGACAAGCAGTGGATCGGCACCGACGCCGACGCGCTGTTCGCCAAGCGGCTCGGCCGCGGCGTCGACCAGGTCGCGATGCTCAACGACGCCGACGCGGCGGGCATGGCGGAGATCCGCTTCGGCGACCCGGTCGCGCGCAAGGGCGTCACGGCGCTGCTCACCTTCGGCACCGGCATCGGCAGCGCGGTGTTCCAGGACGGCAAGCTCGTCCCGAACACCGAGTTCGGTCACCTCGAGATCGACGGGCACGACGCGGAGAAGCGGGCGGCGGCGTCGGTCAAGGACAACGAGGGGCTCTCCTACCCCGAATGGGCCAAGCGGGTGCACCGTTATCTGACCGTGCTCGAGAACCTGATCTGGCCGGACCTGTTCATCGTCGGCGGCGGGGTCAGCAAGAAGTCCGAGAAATGGGTGCCGCTGCTGGACATCCGCACTCCGGTGCTGGTGGCGACGCTGCAGAACAACGCCGGGATCGTCGGCGCCGCGGCCGCCGCGGCCGAGGGCATCCAGCACTGA